In Leptodesmis sichuanensis A121, the following are encoded in one genomic region:
- a CDS encoding zinc metalloprotease HtpX produces the protein MTASPGSSSTPNAQTLGNLKAGLAAFKQGNYSGAIALLSPMLDNPIDHPLLTKAQMGLVLAYERVGESRQAIALCQRLQQSPDPELQAWATQTMATLLKRHPEIAVPSDHAVQTEPDSSATSTVAATAPENVTGFIPLEAAPAGAAATPENVTGFIPLEAANPAIASSPASTATGFVTTPSSEQPFPSASASSSRAPQFTKPPKSRYSSPSGESPTTLGADFVEESPSLYQPIWRLAGRAQPWKPLGRVNMLRLVGVEVFTIIALFWVIEQLLYHTVSLYGNSLNRVIPMLGFRWVLWGPPHWTVPLTIVLLSTAFLASRWILDGFLIWLYGLKPLSLDAVGGYSPETARSLQRFCRQHKLPLPILGVLPTQVPLAFSYGPVPWLTRTVVSQGLLEQLSDEEIATVFANEVGHLAYWNVPVMSMLAVLVQLPYTLYRLTADWGEHKSAAISRASATLITALSYGLFRLLRWVGLWISRQRVYYSDRMAVDLTGNPNAYTRALLKMAIGTAQEVQQQGKTNYLLEGMELLTPLGLRQAISIGSLHPHTPLEPLLEQERTNPYQTWLTINQSHPVLGDRLYLLTLYARHWRLEEELVWPETSSKSNRVKGALTGQQWRVLLLQGAPFFGIAFGAAIALALSLLGRIGLQLGQESLLWLYTDWASGNRTVLRGLMLIGFSLGTVIRLNPFFPEMQRRLTTPKSYPELLLQAGKLPLVNQPVSLSGRLLGRSGISNYLNQDLWLQTQTGLIKLHCTSRLGPFGDLFPQSSRPCDLVNRETTVTGWFRQGATPWIDGETLRTTGGRVSRSYHPVWSTLAATIAALFGILTILNF, from the coding sequence ATGACGGCTTCTCCTGGCTCGTCTTCTACCCCCAATGCTCAAACCCTGGGCAACTTGAAAGCTGGATTGGCTGCGTTTAAGCAAGGCAACTATTCAGGGGCGATCGCTCTACTGTCCCCCATGCTGGACAATCCGATCGATCATCCTCTACTCACCAAAGCCCAGATGGGATTGGTGCTGGCCTATGAGCGAGTGGGTGAGTCTAGACAAGCGATCGCACTCTGCCAGCGCCTGCAGCAAAGTCCTGATCCAGAATTACAAGCCTGGGCAACGCAGACAATGGCCACCCTGCTGAAACGGCATCCAGAGATAGCCGTGCCGTCAGACCATGCAGTGCAAACTGAGCCAGATTCTTCTGCAACTTCTACGGTTGCAGCCACTGCGCCTGAAAATGTCACTGGATTTATTCCCTTAGAGGCAGCACCTGCTGGTGCAGCCGCGACACCTGAGAATGTTACTGGATTTATTCCCTTAGAAGCGGCTAATCCGGCGATCGCCTCCTCGCCAGCATCAACAGCCACCGGATTTGTCACAACTCCGAGTTCAGAACAGCCGTTTCCATCTGCTTCAGCGTCATCCAGCCGCGCACCACAGTTTACCAAACCGCCCAAATCCCGCTACTCGTCGCCCTCAGGAGAATCCCCCACTACCCTTGGCGCTGATTTCGTTGAAGAAAGTCCTTCTCTCTACCAACCCATCTGGCGACTGGCCGGACGTGCCCAGCCGTGGAAGCCTCTGGGTAGAGTCAATATGCTGCGTCTGGTGGGGGTTGAAGTGTTCACAATCATTGCCCTCTTTTGGGTAATTGAGCAACTGCTGTACCACACCGTCAGTCTGTACGGCAATTCACTCAATCGAGTGATCCCCATGCTGGGATTCCGCTGGGTCTTGTGGGGGCCACCGCATTGGACAGTACCGCTGACGATCGTGCTTCTAAGTACCGCCTTTCTTGCCTCTCGCTGGATTTTAGATGGTTTCCTCATCTGGTTGTATGGATTAAAGCCCCTATCCCTGGACGCGGTCGGAGGCTATAGTCCCGAAACGGCGCGATCGCTGCAACGATTTTGTCGCCAGCACAAACTGCCCCTTCCGATATTAGGAGTGCTGCCAACTCAGGTTCCTCTTGCCTTTAGCTATGGCCCAGTTCCCTGGCTCACTCGCACAGTCGTCAGTCAGGGCTTACTGGAACAGTTATCCGATGAAGAGATTGCCACTGTTTTCGCGAATGAAGTCGGGCATTTAGCCTACTGGAATGTGCCTGTAATGTCGATGCTGGCGGTTCTGGTGCAGCTTCCCTACACTCTGTATCGCCTGACAGCAGATTGGGGAGAACACAAATCAGCCGCTATTTCCAGAGCTTCTGCCACCCTGATTACGGCTCTCAGTTATGGACTATTCCGCCTGTTGCGCTGGGTCGGATTGTGGATCTCCCGGCAGCGGGTTTACTACAGCGATCGCATGGCGGTAGATCTGACGGGGAATCCCAATGCTTACACCCGTGCGTTGCTGAAAATGGCAATCGGCACCGCTCAAGAGGTGCAGCAACAGGGCAAAACGAATTACTTGCTGGAGGGAATGGAACTTCTCACTCCTCTGGGTCTACGTCAGGCAATTTCCATCGGCAGTCTGCATCCCCACACGCCATTAGAACCTCTGTTAGAGCAGGAACGCACCAATCCTTATCAAACCTGGCTGACAATCAACCAATCCCATCCTGTCTTGGGCGATCGTCTGTATCTGCTGACGTTGTATGCCCGTCATTGGCGACTGGAGGAAGAACTCGTTTGGCCTGAAACCAGTTCGAAATCGAACCGGGTTAAGGGTGCGCTTACAGGTCAGCAGTGGCGGGTATTACTGCTGCAAGGGGCACCCTTTTTCGGAATTGCCTTTGGTGCTGCGATCGCCCTTGCATTATCCTTGCTAGGTCGAATTGGCCTACAACTAGGGCAAGAGTCGCTTCTGTGGCTGTATACCGATTGGGCCAGTGGCAATCGTACTGTCCTGCGGGGGCTGATGCTGATTGGCTTCTCTCTGGGGACGGTAATCCGGCTCAATCCATTTTTTCCAGAGATGCAACGACGTTTAACCACTCCCAAGTCCTATCCTGAACTGCTGCTGCAGGCTGGAAAATTACCCCTGGTCAACCAGCCTGTTTCCCTTTCCGGGAGACTGCTGGGACGATCGGGTATCAGCAACTATTTAAATCAGGACTTGTGGCTACAAACCCAGACAGGACTCATCAAACTTCATTGCACATCGCGTCTGGGGCCATTCGGAGATCTCTTCCCCCAATCCAGTCGCCCTTGTGATCTGGTAAATCGCGAGACAACAGTCACAGGCTGGTTCCGTCAGGGAGCCACACCCTGGATTGATGGGGAAACTCTAAGAACTACCGGAGGTCGGGTCAGTCGCAGCTATCATCCGGTCTGGTCTACTTTAGCGGCCACGATCGCCGCTCTGTTTGGGATCCTCACAATCCTCAACTTTTAG
- a CDS encoding ribbon-helix-helix domain-containing protein: MEDTLTITLTPELKAILDNLTDAEGIPPEKVVQAALQDYLFIRQFRALRSQLLKKAKTPYTDDDIFEVVS, from the coding sequence ATGGAAGATACCCTCACAATTACGTTGACTCCAGAACTCAAGGCAATCCTTGACAATCTTACCGATGCTGAAGGGATTCCCCCAGAAAAAGTAGTTCAGGCAGCCCTTCAAGACTATTTGTTCATCCGTCAATTTCGAGCGTTACGCTCTCAATTGCTAAAAAAGGCAAAAACTCCTTACACGGATGACGATATCTTTGAAGTAGTGTCATGA
- a CDS encoding putative toxin-antitoxin system toxin component, PIN family: protein MCAFCHHLRIYFRRIKRKLTEKFKYSDADATAVESLLRTRMRVVVPIPLESNVCRDSDDDMVLATALTGKAVCIITGDKDLLGLKKFGEIDILSPSEFEAYEVNFVPDAE from the coding sequence GTGTGTGCATTCTGTCATCACCTCAGAATTTATTTTCGCCGAATTAAGAGAAAATTAACAGAAAAATTTAAATATTCTGATGCAGATGCTACAGCGGTTGAATCACTTTTACGAACCAGGATGAGGGTGGTTGTTCCAATTCCACTGGAAAGCAATGTTTGCCGAGATTCTGACGATGATATGGTTCTGGCAACAGCATTAACGGGAAAGGCTGTTTGTATCATTACTGGTGATAAGGATCTGCTGGGTTTGAAAAAGTTCGGTGAAATTGATATTCTCTCCCCCTCAGAGTTTGAGGCTTATGAAGTGAACTTTGTCCCTGACGCAGAATAA
- the prfC gene encoding peptide chain release factor 3: protein MPTELQAELQAEVDRRRNFAIISHPDAGKTTLTEKLLLYGGAIHQAGAVKARRAQRHATSDWMEMEQQRGISITSTVLQFDYKGFQINLLDTPGHQDFSEDTYRTLAAADNAVMLIDAAKGLEPQTRKLFEVCRMRGLPIFTFVNKLDRPGREPLELLDEIEQELGLQTYAANWPIGMGDRFKGVFERRSRQIHLFERSAHGQREARDTVIDLGDPGVEELLEQDLYYQFKDDLELLEELGAELDLEKVHRGQMTPVFFGSAMTNFGVEPFLNAFLDYALKPTPHASTKGEIDPTYPEFTGFVFKLQANMDPKHRDRIAFVRVCSGKFEKDMAVSHARTGKTVRLSRPQKLFAQDREVIEEAYPGDVIGLNNPGVFAIGDTIYVGSKLEYEGIPSFSPELFAYLKNPNPSKFKQFQKGVSELREEGAVQIMYSADESKRDPILAAVGQLQFEVVQFRLQNEYGAETLLEPLPYSVARWVVAGWPALEKVGRLFNTVTVKDSWNRPVLLFRNEWNLNQVQADHPELQLSAIAPVVSGSQPASL, encoded by the coding sequence ATGCCCACTGAACTCCAGGCTGAACTGCAAGCTGAAGTCGATCGCCGCCGTAACTTTGCCATCATTTCCCACCCAGACGCAGGGAAAACAACGCTGACTGAGAAGTTGTTGCTGTACGGGGGCGCAATTCATCAGGCCGGAGCCGTCAAAGCTCGACGGGCACAACGCCATGCCACCTCAGACTGGATGGAGATGGAACAGCAACGGGGAATTTCCATCACCTCCACCGTCCTGCAATTCGACTACAAAGGCTTCCAAATTAATTTACTGGATACACCCGGACACCAGGACTTTAGTGAAGACACCTACCGAACCCTGGCGGCGGCAGACAATGCGGTGATGTTGATTGATGCGGCCAAAGGTCTGGAGCCACAAACCCGCAAATTATTTGAAGTTTGCCGGATGCGGGGATTGCCGATTTTCACCTTTGTCAATAAGTTAGATCGCCCCGGACGGGAACCCCTGGAACTACTGGATGAAATTGAGCAGGAATTGGGGTTACAGACCTATGCCGCCAATTGGCCGATCGGCATGGGCGATCGCTTCAAAGGCGTATTCGAGCGGCGCAGTCGTCAGATTCACCTGTTTGAACGCAGTGCCCACGGTCAACGAGAAGCCCGCGATACAGTGATCGATCTGGGAGATCCGGGCGTAGAGGAACTGCTGGAGCAAGACCTCTACTATCAGTTCAAAGATGATCTGGAATTGCTGGAAGAACTGGGGGCCGAACTGGATCTGGAAAAAGTGCATCGCGGCCAGATGACCCCCGTCTTCTTTGGCAGCGCTATGACTAACTTTGGTGTGGAACCGTTCCTGAACGCCTTTCTGGATTACGCTCTCAAACCCACTCCCCATGCCAGCACCAAAGGCGAGATTGATCCGACCTATCCGGAGTTCACTGGCTTTGTCTTTAAGTTGCAGGCCAATATGGATCCCAAGCACCGCGATCGCATTGCTTTTGTGCGGGTTTGTTCCGGCAAGTTTGAGAAAGATATGGCAGTAAGTCATGCCCGGACAGGAAAAACCGTGCGGCTCTCCCGTCCCCAAAAGCTGTTTGCTCAGGATCGGGAAGTGATTGAAGAAGCCTATCCCGGTGATGTCATCGGGCTGAATAATCCGGGAGTCTTTGCGATCGGGGACACGATTTATGTCGGTTCCAAATTAGAGTATGAAGGCATTCCGTCCTTTTCACCGGAATTATTTGCCTACCTGAAAAACCCCAACCCCTCGAAATTCAAACAATTCCAGAAAGGCGTATCGGAGTTACGGGAAGAAGGCGCGGTACAAATCATGTACTCTGCTGATGAGTCCAAACGAGATCCGATTCTGGCCGCTGTCGGACAATTGCAATTTGAGGTGGTGCAATTCCGGCTGCAAAATGAATACGGCGCGGAAACCTTACTGGAACCCCTGCCCTATTCCGTAGCCCGGTGGGTGGTTGCGGGTTGGCCTGCCCTGGAAAAAGTGGGACGACTGTTCAACACCGTTACAGTCAAAGATAGCTGGAATCGTCCGGTGTTGCTGTTCCGCAATGAGTGGAACCTGAATCAGGTACAGGCCGATCATCCAGAGTTGCAACTCAGCGCGATCGCCCCGGTAGTTTCAGGAAGTCAACCTGCATCTTTATAA
- a CDS encoding DUF4870 domain-containing protein, which yields MDDLAQRKLLSALCHGAIFFSSLIVSIGIPIVILLITNDPIVRENAKESINFHINLYLYAIIFGILTLVVIGIPLLIILAIVSVLMPIVAIVHCATNTDKPYRYPFIFRIV from the coding sequence ATGGACGATTTAGCACAACGCAAGTTATTATCTGCGCTCTGTCATGGGGCAATCTTTTTTAGCTCACTGATCGTCTCCATCGGGATTCCGATCGTCATCCTCCTGATTACCAATGATCCGATCGTCAGAGAAAATGCCAAGGAATCGATTAACTTCCACATCAACCTGTACCTCTATGCGATCATTTTTGGGATATTGACGCTGGTGGTGATTGGGATTCCACTGCTGATTATTCTGGCCATTGTGAGTGTGTTAATGCCGATCGTCGCGATCGTCCATTGCGCCACCAATACTGACAAACCCTATCGCTATCCGTTCATCTTCCGAATTGTTTAG
- a CDS encoding RsmB/NOP family class I SAM-dependent RNA methyltransferase has product MSEPSRLLLKLSQRLFANEAEQIAFCDRLIHPQPLHPCILWRDTKPDNSPFALEPPLFWQPEFIDRLVLGQQPGKHPWHDQGAFYCLDFSSVFAISPLLLLSPPVECVIDVCAAPGGKSIFAWKALHPHLLLSNEVIGKRTGALMSNLKRCRISPSVVLSLDSKILAQEIPHTAQVVLVDAPCSGQSLIAKGGKAPGCFHPVTINNNANRQKRILANSAQLVAGQGYVLYMTCTYSPEENEQVAEWFLERFPHFQAIAVPHLSDYQSHLTRLPAYRLFPQSGLGAGAFTILLQNTLDEPARTLPPDFLERRRGQKL; this is encoded by the coding sequence ATGAGTGAGCCATCGAGATTATTGCTGAAGTTAAGTCAGCGATTATTTGCCAATGAAGCAGAGCAGATTGCCTTCTGCGATCGCCTGATTCATCCTCAGCCCCTGCACCCCTGCATCCTCTGGCGAGATACGAAACCTGATAACTCACCTTTTGCACTGGAGCCACCATTATTCTGGCAACCGGAATTTATCGATCGCTTGGTGCTGGGACAACAGCCCGGGAAACATCCATGGCATGATCAGGGTGCCTTTTACTGTTTAGATTTCTCATCAGTCTTTGCCATTTCTCCCTTGCTCCTGTTATCCCCACCTGTGGAGTGCGTAATCGATGTTTGTGCTGCTCCTGGTGGTAAAAGCATCTTTGCCTGGAAGGCTCTGCACCCCCACCTGTTGCTCAGTAATGAAGTGATCGGTAAGCGAACAGGAGCCTTGATGTCTAATCTCAAGCGCTGTCGCATCAGTCCATCGGTGGTTTTGAGCCTGGACTCTAAAATCTTGGCTCAGGAGATTCCCCATACAGCTCAAGTCGTACTTGTAGATGCCCCTTGCAGCGGACAGTCCTTAATTGCCAAAGGTGGAAAGGCTCCAGGTTGCTTTCATCCCGTCACTATTAACAACAACGCCAACCGACAAAAACGCATTCTGGCCAACTCCGCTCAACTCGTTGCAGGCCAGGGATATGTGCTCTACATGACCTGTACCTATTCTCCAGAAGAAAATGAGCAGGTAGCGGAATGGTTTTTAGAACGGTTTCCTCACTTTCAGGCGATCGCGGTTCCCCATTTATCTGATTACCAATCTCATCTCACCAGGCTTCCGGCCTATCGGCTGTTTCCCCAATCCGGTTTAGGAGCCGGAGCCTTCACTATCCTGCTGCAAAACACCCTAGATGAGCCAGCCAGAACCCTTCCCCCTGATTTTTTAGAACGTAGGAGGGGACAGAAGCTGTGA
- a CDS encoding VOC family protein, with amino-acid sequence MNIDISNISVMFSSPVLAALPGLDALFSTQGVMVLLLAAYAGAMWMFLTSAPKVHTIMVSDLELARQLYEGMLELPAADVPLHYYYNYEQSLGTSMVDPLYMSPAVSRSTVASTGQDGLWYQLKKNTQLHVVTGASLGDRNQQRHVCFDRNCLEQILLRIQMRGLKHKIRREKPLNFLVKDYDGNVIEMAEVSN; translated from the coding sequence ATGAATATCGATATTAGTAACATCTCAGTTATGTTCTCTTCTCCTGTATTGGCCGCACTTCCCGGATTGGATGCCTTATTTTCTACTCAGGGTGTCATGGTGTTGCTATTAGCCGCCTATGCAGGCGCAATGTGGATGTTCCTGACCAGTGCTCCTAAAGTTCACACCATCATGGTCTCTGATTTGGAACTGGCACGGCAACTTTATGAGGGGATGCTGGAACTTCCAGCCGCTGATGTTCCGTTGCATTACTATTACAACTACGAGCAGTCCCTGGGGACTTCAATGGTTGATCCACTCTATATGTCTCCGGCTGTTAGCCGTTCTACAGTTGCTTCTACGGGGCAGGATGGATTGTGGTATCAGTTGAAAAAGAATACTCAGTTACATGTAGTGACCGGCGCCAGTTTGGGCGATCGCAACCAGCAACGTCATGTGTGTTTTGACCGCAACTGTCTGGAACAAATCCTGTTACGAATTCAAATGCGGGGCCTGAAGCATAAGATCCGTCGTGAAAAACCCCTGAATTTTCTGGTGAAAGACTACGACGGAAATGTCATTGAAATGGCGGAAGTCTCCAATTAA
- a CDS encoding iron uptake porin, producing the protein MSKILLKSLLITPAFMGAFLAMSSPGISAEATKTADEATQTQTLVSDISESQVSATTSQVSVSSLQPATTEQKLAQALPAQNTDASEASTLNQINQYVREGRSSRDQVTSVSQFSDVKPTDWAYQALKSLVERYGCIVGYPDKTYRGNRALTRWEFAAGLNACLDKIQELIAAATADFVRKEDLETVKKLQEEFAAELAALRGRVDALEVRTATLEKQQFSTTTKLSGEAIFAITDEFAQPGRNEAVFQDRVRLTLSSSFSGKDKLIVRLAAGNANLFNEFDLAGNRVGPLTEGSQTFNTNSGGNNSVSVDWAAYYFPIGENIQVYVPATGGLLYDLAPTSAGYLEDYDGGNGALSIFAQRNPIYGIGSGAGAGITFGAGKPLSLTAMYLSSTANNPNEGQGLFNGSYSALGQLTFAPNDQFSVSLTYVNAFQKGVDDNNVFTGGVFNGGGPALIGVRNTTNFLGIGLTGPQGVSVNAGGLSAVYKFSSSFAINGWVSYFRLDGLRDRQDPIDAWSYALGLSFPDFGKKGNLLGLFAGVPPYRTDVGEIPIHVEGLYRIRLNDNISVTPGVIWVINQGQRSDKDALIGTLRTTFTF; encoded by the coding sequence ATGTCGAAAATCTTGCTGAAATCCTTGTTGATTACCCCAGCATTCATGGGTGCTTTTCTGGCTATGTCCTCTCCAGGCATATCAGCAGAGGCTACCAAGACTGCAGATGAGGCAACTCAGACTCAAACTCTTGTTTCAGATATTTCAGAGTCTCAAGTTTCAGCCACCACTTCCCAAGTTTCAGTTTCCAGCCTGCAACCTGCTACCACGGAGCAAAAGTTAGCTCAAGCATTGCCTGCTCAAAATACTGACGCTTCAGAGGCCTCAACCTTAAATCAGATTAATCAGTATGTTCGCGAAGGTCGGTCTAGTAGAGATCAGGTGACTTCCGTTTCTCAATTCTCGGATGTCAAACCTACAGACTGGGCTTACCAGGCACTAAAATCCCTGGTTGAACGCTACGGCTGTATCGTCGGTTATCCCGATAAAACTTATCGCGGCAACCGGGCTTTAACTCGTTGGGAATTTGCAGCGGGCTTGAATGCCTGTCTGGATAAGATTCAGGAATTGATTGCGGCTGCTACTGCTGATTTTGTTCGGAAGGAAGATCTGGAAACAGTCAAAAAGCTGCAGGAAGAGTTTGCGGCTGAACTGGCTGCTCTCCGGGGACGTGTAGATGCTCTTGAAGTGCGCACGGCAACCCTCGAAAAACAGCAGTTCTCCACCACAACCAAACTGTCTGGAGAAGCCATTTTCGCAATTACGGATGAGTTCGCTCAACCCGGTCGTAACGAAGCCGTATTCCAGGATCGGGTTCGTCTCACCCTATCTAGTAGCTTCAGCGGCAAGGATAAGCTGATTGTTCGTCTGGCGGCTGGTAATGCGAACCTGTTTAACGAATTTGACCTTGCTGGCAACAGAGTTGGGCCTCTCACCGAGGGTTCCCAGACTTTCAATACCAATTCTGGGGGTAACAACTCTGTCTCCGTAGACTGGGCAGCTTACTATTTCCCGATTGGCGAAAACATCCAAGTTTATGTTCCTGCCACGGGTGGTCTGTTGTATGACTTAGCACCCACCAGTGCTGGCTACCTGGAAGACTATGACGGCGGCAATGGAGCACTGTCTATCTTTGCTCAACGCAACCCTATCTATGGCATTGGTAGCGGTGCCGGTGCGGGGATTACGTTTGGTGCTGGCAAGCCACTTTCCTTAACGGCAATGTATCTGTCTAGCACTGCCAACAACCCCAACGAGGGGCAGGGCTTGTTCAATGGTAGTTACAGCGCCTTGGGACAACTTACCTTTGCTCCCAATGACCAATTTTCTGTCAGTTTGACTTACGTTAATGCCTTTCAGAAAGGAGTTGATGATAACAACGTCTTTACGGGTGGTGTCTTTAACGGCGGTGGTCCGGCCCTCATTGGAGTGCGTAACACAACTAACTTCCTGGGGATTGGGTTGACCGGCCCTCAAGGGGTTAGTGTTAATGCAGGGGGCTTATCTGCTGTGTATAAGTTCAGCAGTTCCTTTGCTATTAATGGTTGGGTATCCTACTTCAGACTCGATGGTTTAAGAGATAGACAGGATCCTATCGATGCCTGGAGCTATGCCCTGGGTCTGTCCTTCCCTGACTTCGGTAAGAAAGGTAATCTACTGGGCCTGTTTGCTGGTGTACCTCCTTACAGAACGGATGTGGGTGAAATTCCTATCCACGTGGAAGGGCTGTACCGCATTCGTCTGAATGACAACATCTCTGTCACTCCGGGTGTCATCTGGGTGATTAACCAGGGACAACGGTCGGACAAAGATGCGCTGATCGGTACTTTGAGAACCACCTTCACGTTCTAA
- a CDS encoding HD-GYP domain-containing protein, whose product MTHYQYRDVDGQYRPLLTPEEVEQLMVHRGNLTELERQSIQSHVTHTYEFLKRIPWTQELQNVPIIAYGHHEKLDGSGYPRGLKETDIPIQSQIMAIADIYDALTAGDRPYKSGLPVARVLKILQQEAAHNKLNPELVELFEQRQVFAILERPLKN is encoded by the coding sequence TTGACTCACTATCAGTATCGAGATGTTGACGGCCAATATCGCCCCCTCTTGACTCCCGAAGAGGTAGAACAACTGATGGTACATCGGGGCAACCTGACAGAACTAGAGCGGCAAAGTATCCAGTCCCATGTCACCCATACCTACGAGTTCTTAAAACGAATTCCCTGGACTCAAGAATTACAGAACGTCCCAATAATTGCCTATGGTCATCATGAAAAGCTAGATGGCAGTGGATATCCCAGAGGCTTAAAGGAAACTGATATTCCAATTCAGTCTCAAATTATGGCGATCGCTGATATTTACGATGCATTGACGGCGGGCGATCGGCCCTACAAAAGTGGTCTACCTGTGGCAAGAGTACTCAAAATTTTGCAGCAGGAAGCTGCCCACAACAAGCTTAACCCAGAGTTAGTAGAGTTATTTGAACAGCGCCAGGTCTTCGCCATTTTAGAACGCCCTCTTAAAAATTAG
- a CDS encoding ISNCY family transposase, whose protein sequence is MESLPLSFAVLLSYLRQVVEQIADPRQPSNGTRYKLSDGILGAFSVFFMQCESFLEHQRQMQSQRGKDNAQSLFGIAQIPSSAQIRNLLDEVAAVGLFAVFFQVYAALMRGGYFKSYQQWNGDLLVALDGTEYFKSQKIHCQYCSSRTHKNGKVTYVHQAILPAIVAPDQPQVIALVPEFVTPQDGHEKQDCEVAAAKRWISTHAARFGTQGITLLGDDLYSHQPLCEHCLQHQLSFIFTCLPQSHPALYDWLGYLDANGEVKTLEQAQWNKRTKEIYRYRYVNQIPLRDTQPALQVNWCELTVVRESDGKVLYTNAWVTDHDLTPATVPHVVSAGRSRWKTENENHNVLKTKGYHLEHNFGHGQHHLAATLLTLNLLAFLFHTVLHLVDLSYQQIRHKRGTRRGFFQDILALTKYLWFESWQHLLNFMLSDSPPAQTADSS, encoded by the coding sequence ATGGAGAGTCTGCCCCTGAGTTTTGCTGTGTTGCTGAGCTATCTACGTCAAGTCGTGGAACAGATTGCTGACCCGCGACAGCCGAGCAATGGAACGCGCTACAAGCTGAGCGATGGGATTTTGGGGGCGTTTTCGGTGTTCTTCATGCAATGTGAATCGTTTCTAGAGCATCAGCGGCAGATGCAAAGTCAGCGGGGCAAAGACAACGCCCAAAGTTTGTTTGGGATTGCCCAGATTCCGAGTTCAGCGCAAATCCGCAATTTGTTGGATGAAGTGGCAGCGGTGGGATTGTTTGCCGTGTTTTTCCAGGTTTATGCCGCTTTGATGCGAGGGGGATATTTCAAATCCTATCAGCAATGGAATGGAGATTTGTTGGTGGCATTGGATGGCACGGAGTACTTCAAGTCGCAGAAGATTCACTGTCAGTACTGTTCGAGTCGAACCCACAAGAATGGCAAGGTCACTTACGTTCATCAGGCGATTTTGCCAGCGATTGTCGCGCCTGATCAACCGCAGGTGATTGCGTTAGTCCCAGAGTTTGTCACCCCGCAAGATGGGCATGAGAAGCAAGACTGTGAAGTGGCAGCCGCCAAACGGTGGATCAGCACTCATGCGGCTCGGTTTGGAACTCAAGGGATAACCCTGCTTGGAGATGACCTCTATAGCCATCAACCCCTGTGCGAACACTGCTTACAGCATCAACTCAGCTTTATTTTTACGTGTCTGCCACAGTCGCACCCTGCCCTCTACGACTGGCTGGGCTATTTGGATGCCAACGGCGAAGTCAAAACCTTAGAACAAGCGCAGTGGAACAAACGCACGAAAGAAATTTATCGCTACCGCTATGTCAATCAAATTCCGCTGCGCGACACCCAACCTGCTTTGCAAGTCAACTGGTGTGAACTCACAGTGGTGCGCGAATCAGACGGCAAAGTCCTCTACACCAATGCCTGGGTGACTGACCACGACCTGACTCCCGCAACGGTGCCCCACGTGGTCAGCGCTGGCAGAAGTCGGTGGAAGACTGAGAACGAAAATCATAACGTCCTCAAGACCAAGGGCTATCATCTCGAACATAACTTTGGCCATGGTCAACACCATCTAGCTGCTACTCTGCTCACCCTCAATCTCTTGGCATTCCTCTTTCATACCGTCTTGCATCTCGTTGACCTCTCCTATCAGCAGATTCGCCACAAGCGAGGGACGCGCAGGGGCTTTTTCCAAGATATTTTGGCGCTCACCAAATACCTCTGGTTTGAAAGTTGGCAGCATCTCCTCAATTTCATGCTCTCTGATTCCCCGCCTGCTCAAACTGCTGATTCCTCTTAG